A window of Heptranchias perlo isolate sHepPer1 chromosome 40, sHepPer1.hap1, whole genome shotgun sequence genomic DNA:
tcacacacactcactcctatGACTCGCTCAGTGTTATGCCATTTATCGCTCCTTCCCGTCCTGAAGCCGCTGACCTTTAACCAGCGAACAGTTCCAGGGGCATTGGcagcccctcctccccccttcatTGGCCATTCTTCCCCTCTGAGGCCAGACGGTGGGCTTTGGAAAGCTACTGAACTGTGGAAGGCGTCGCGGCCGAGTCGGATCTTGCCCCTCCACCCGCCCAACACGCACGTTTTCTAGAAGGCATTACTGGATAGCGATGAACAGACCGTGGCCAGCCTCTTCCctcttccctagcccaggggcgcTGTGGCCAACTGCAACCCACCCTCGGTGCTGAGATCGGTTAACTCTGCGTACGGTGGCAATCGAAACCAGGCCCCTTTCGTGCTGAGTGGCTCAGTTCCATTCCAGCCCGGTGCTTTGGCCCACCGgccgggggagtgggagggggcgtTGAGGGAATGTTCTCCTGAGGTGCCTGCGTTGTGCCACGGATTTGATGAGCTGTGCACAGGCTGTGAGCTCGAGCAAAGCATTACCCCAGAAGGCTCAGCCCTAATGCCAATGGCTGAGGCAGAGCAAGGTCCTGACTGGTTAAAgaaaataagaaagaacttgcatttatatagcacctttcacgacctcaggacatcccaaagcgctttacagccaattaaatgcttttgaagtgtagtcactgttgtaatgtaggaaacgcagcagccgatttgtgcacagcaagatcccacaaacagcaatgtgataaatgaccagaacatctgtttttttagtgatgttgcttgagggataaatattggcccaggacaccggggagaactccccctgctcttcttcaaaatagtgccatgggatcgttcacatccacctgagagggcagccgggagctcggtttaacgtctcatccgaaagacggtacctctgacagtgcagcactccctcagtactggcactagcTCGGGTAGCAGCCGTGATTGGCGGTGGACGTTGATCGAGCCTTAAGTCATAATGACggtgatgagagagggagagaaagtgtgAATGAATGACAAATACGGGCAGACGACAAATGCACCAGCAAGGCCTTCCTCCAAAGTGGATCTATTGCAGAGCCATGGTTAAAGAGACATCCGTTTAAAACCTTTTCTACGCACAACCCCCGCCCGAGATCGATGGAGCTCGTCACTGCAAGGAAGGCAGAACCTGTTAAGGACACAGCAGACTGAGAGTGGAGATAGTTTAATTCTGAGTTAATACGTTgaattctttcacatctccttgaACGTAATTTTTCTTTATCAGTTTAACTTTTCTCTATAAATTGCCCATGTCCTCACGGGCGCTAGCCCACGTTCGAAGATCAAAGAATGACGCCAGGGTTAATGCATGTCAGCTGCTTCTCAGGCATATGATGGACGTCAACGATGACTTTTCTTGATAAACACCGACCTCTAACCCTGGTGGGAGGGCCTGAATCTGTGCCATGGGTTTGACTTCTGACAAGTTTAAAAACGCAActatctcctctgttctttattTAACTAGCCTAATCTCAttttcacacaaggggtagtgcaaatctggaactcgGTCCTcgaaaaggctgttgaggctgggggccagttgaaattttcaagactgagattgatagattttcgttgggtaagggtattaagggatatgggtcaaaggcaggtaaatggagttaagaagatacagatcagccatgatctaattgaatggtggaacaggctcgaggggctgaatggcctccccctgttcctatgtttctcatTGAAGGGACATGTCCTCATTGAGTTAGCTAAATACTGACCACCATAAATATCGAAAACTTTCCAGCGTTggttataggaacataagaaaataggaacaggaggaggccattcagcccctcgtgcctgctccgccatttgataagatcatggctgatctgtgatctaactccatttacctgcctttggcccatatcccttaatacctttggttgccaaaaagctatctatctcagatttaaatttagtgaTTGAGCTAGTATTTGAAATTTATTTGTGAGTTACTGTCTGGGTTgaaactttagtgcagtactgagggagtgctgcactgtcggaggtgacatCTTTCGGAggcgatgttaaaccaagacccggtctgccccctcaggtggaagtgaaagatcccatggcactattcgaagaagagcaggggtgtcctggccaacatttatccctcaaccaacaccaccatggacagattctctggtcatttatctcatttactgtttgtgggaccctgtgcgcaaattggctgctgcgtttgcctacgtaacaacagttactgcacttcaactgtacttcattggccgtgaagcgttttgggacgtcctgaggacgtgctaggcgctatacaaatgcaagttctctctcccGTCTTTCTTTTAGTCTGCTGACGTCGGTCTTAATCTCTGCATGTTTTGGGGGCCCTGGGAAAGTCCCCTTGTGAGGATGAACACACTGTGCCCTGGGTATCCAAGTGAAGACCATGGACTCAATTTGTACCAATCTGTTACGGAAATAGTCCTGAAACTCTGACACGTAGCACAGAGTATAAGCAGATGCTGTCTGAGATAAGATTAGCGGCCTAGCCCATGGTAAGCGCAGTTTCTATATATGTTACTAACCCAAGTTCTGGCCCACGTGCCCTGAACCACCACTTCCATTAACAATTCAACAAATCAGTACTGGAAAACGCAACCCGTGTCCAACCGAGAGCCCAGGCTTGGTGTTAAAGTTCCCCAAACCCCCCACACAACATACAGGGGCCTCAGTTATTGCAAAAGATAGTAAAGCAGCCATTATGGCTACGCTAGCCGAGTAGTTGTGGTACCGGATCTGCAATCCAGAGGTTGTGAGATCAAATCTAACCAAGTTGGGAAAATTGAATTCAGCAAATCTGaccatttgtgggctggcaccagataaaatgaCCATGGGAGCTATggctcactgatgtccttcagggaagggaacctgccgtccttacccggtctgggcctacacgtgactccagtcgcaCTCTACATGGTTGGCGTTTAATGCACTCGAGGCaagtaaggatgggcaataaaggcgaCCTTGCCATTGTCGCCCACATCCGGAGACCAAAGAAAAATAAGAATCTACCTTAGATTCTTCATATGGGAATCACACAGACCGAGAGACCAGGTTTACCAAAGGTGGCTGTTCAGAGGTGAGGGAGAATAAAGTGGTGTTTCATCTCAAACTGTCTTTTCTGTTCCTCCTAGAGTTGAAGGAGCTCAGTATGGGGCAAAACTGCCTGCAGTGTATGAAATATTTACTGTTCATCTTCAACCTCATCTTTTGGGTGAGTAAACTCTTGTCTGTCTTTTTTtattttggtgaattttgtgtTTGTCCAGGTGGGGGGAATGGAGCTCTTTGGCACTGCGAGGTCAGgatagatgcagagaaaagctccctttaAACTGCTGAAACCCGACTGCACTAGTCCCCGAGGGGGACTGCCAGTCGGTGATGCACTGTGGACTCATGCCCTGTGGATTGAGACTGCACAACCTCACGTCAAGTAGGACCCCTACTCACAGAGGGATCTCTCTGTCACTGCCAGCAGTGAGACAGTCACAGCCTGTCACAGTCGCAGCCAGCAGTGAGACAGTCACAGCCTGTCACAGTCACAGCCAGCAGTGAGACAGTCACAGCCTGTCCTGTCACAGTCGCAGCCAGCAGTGAGACAGTCACAGCCTGTCACAGTCGCAGCCAGCAGTGAGACAGTCACAGCCTGTCACAGTCGCAGCCAGCAGTGAGACAGTCACAGCCTGTCACAGTCGCAGCCAGCAGTGAGACAGTCACAGCCTGTCACAGTCGCAGCCAGCAGTGAGACAGTCACAGCCTGTCACAGTCGCAGCCAGCAGTGAGACAGTCACAGCCTGTCACAGTCGCAGCCAGCAGTGAGACAGTCACAGCCTGTCACAGTCGCAGTCACAGTGGGATCTGGGACAGTCCATGCTGCAGCCCAGTTCTAGACAGGTCTGTTTCAGTGAGTGTACACGGGGGTTATACCACCTGTATATCCCTGAAGTGTCACTGCCTGAATCTCCTTGTCACGTTCCTCTGTGCCTTTGTGACCTGAATAGCACGACATCAGTGAGTCCCGATTACAAGTGCTGTGAAGAAATAATATCTAATTGGATTCTTGGAACTCCTGTGAAGCAGAAGGAAAGTCCAAATACTTTTAATATTGGAAAAACAGcagattttaaaatgtatttgttaTTCATAAAATATCAACTTTAATCAGGAGCCTCTGAGATTGGATTTCCTTTTTTCTCAGATATaaaatgagggaggagggagttttactttgaacaaaaattatctcccctctccccacttcccTTTCCCTTTAATAAGATGGAGGATTAGTTCATCGTACTTGGTTTAAGACAGGGAAAGAAAATTCAGGCCCTCTTCCATTCGTCTGTAAGCATCGGGTCCAACTCCTGCGGGACTCATTGTTCATATTCCTTGGCTTCATCGCAAGGTGGAGAGACCCTGAACCAAGTATATTAGACCCTGGCTTCAGGCTTTGTGTGTTGGATGCTGCCAAGGGAAGCTGGGAGCAGAGCCCAGAATGTAACCTACCAGCAGCAACTAAATCCAAATCGTTGTACTGTGAAACCAGCTCTTCCAAAAGCCTGCTTTCTTCTATAGCGCTACTCAAAGTACAAGATTGACCCAAGCAGCTGTGGAACCTCTTATCATTCGCCCAGTGGGTCAGTtggtgaaagaaaaagaaaggacactgcagttatacagggcctttcacgacctcggcacgattttaaaattctcacccttgttttcaaatccttccatggccctcgccccctccctatctctgtaacctcctacaaccctccgagatctctgcgctcctccaattctggcctctcgcgcatccccgattttaatcgctccaccattggcggccgtgccttcagctgcctgggccctgagctctggaattccctccctaaacctctcctcctctctctctcctccttttaagacgctcctgaaaacctaactctttgaccaagctcttggtcacctgtcctgatatctccttatgcggctcgatgTCGGATTTTGTTTTGAgaacgaagcgccttgggacgtttttttaCCAGGTGAAAGATGcaatatttaaatgcaagttgttgtatcccGTTACAGctcggaggatgtgggattctGGGAGTCGGAGTGTGGCTGGTGGTAACGCAGGGGAATTTCGTCACGCTCTCCTCGTCCTTCCCGTCTCTCACCGTGGCCAACTTCTTCATTGCTGCGGGCTCGGTGATCATGATCGTGGGATTCCTGGGCTGCCTTGGCGCGGTGATTGAAAACCGCTGCCTCCTGCTTAGCGTGAGTACCCcaattacattgaattacatcgagccattcggcccatcaggtctaaATCGGAGCGTTTTTGATTAGCGCAGGCTGGTATGATGGTGTCGGCTCATTCGCAGTGGCtcggtgggtcgcactctcgcctctggggcagaaggtcgtgggttcgagtcccactccagacacttaagcacataatccaggctcacacccggtgccggtactgagggagtgctgcactgtcggaggtgccgtcttttggatgagacgttaaaccgaggccccgtctaccctctcgggttgatcccatggtattatttcgcagaagagcaggggagttctccccggtgtcctggccgatatttatccctcaaccaataccactagggggcatagactcaggataaggggtcggccatttaacactgagatgaggaggaatttcttcactcagagggttgtgaatctttggaattctctacccctgtggatgctcagtcgttgagtatattcaaggctgagatagacagatttttggactctcggggaatcaagagatatggggatcgggcgggaaagtcgagttgaggtcgaagatcagccgtgatctgattgaatggcggagcaggctcgaggggccgtatggccgactcctgctcctatttcttaacagattatcaggtcattatatcattgctgtttgtgggagcttgctgtgcgctttGTGAGTTTGGGCCACTGATCGGAGGATCTGAACGTTCTGGCCCACCGCAGTCTGCTCACGGTGGGCTGGTACCCGCCTGTCTCTGATTCCGCCAGCCCTGATTTCAATTGGTTCTGATTCTGTCCTCTCACGAAACCTTCTTCTTTCCCACAGTTTTTCGTGGTGCTTCTGGTCATCTTCCTCCTCGAAATGATTGTTGGGATCTTGTTCCTGTGTTGCCAGGATGCAGTAAGTGTGGATTCTGGGCAATTTTCCCATTTCGTGCTTCTGTCCAAACAGTCCTCGACTCGCAGTCTATCTCTGGCCCAGCGTAATGTGCACTGAAACCCCAAAACAATGTTGGCTCCGATTGATCATCTGGTGTCTGGTATCTGGTATTGGCTCCGATCGATCAGTTGTCTCCTTTTATTAGAACTCATTGGTCGACCAGTGTGTGATATCAGATCCAATCGATCAGCCAGCAATGGACATTGGAGCCAATTGATTACCTGCACAAACTGATGTCCTGATTGTATCGTCCATTAATCCTAGATAAACTCATACGCAAAGGAAGAGCTGAAGAACGGGCTTCAATTCTACAACACATCTGGAAACATCGGGCTGACCAACGGCTGGGACATTGTGCAGACAGATGTAAGGTCACATCATCGACAGGCAATTCCCGTCAGCTGTTACTGGTTAGGAATTTGGTCGGAAGTgaaactgactgtgtgtgtgtgtgtttctttccCTGTCCAGTTCCGCTGCTGTGGTGTCATCAATTACAATGACTGGTTTAACGTCTTAAATGGAACGAAGGTGCCCAATTCCTGCTGCTTCAAGTTGGTCAGCAACTGCTCGAGCATGCCCGATACCTGGTGGACAGATGTAAGTCATAAGTTAGTTGTCTGTATCCAGGAAGGACGGTCccgactctgtaacctcctccaaccccccgaggtctctgcactcctccaattccggccgcTTGTGCAGCCCAAATTTTCATCACtgccccattggcggccgtgggATGTTTTGTTACGTTAAATGGAAATTGTTGATGTCCCAACATTTATTTCCTTTATACGACAAGTGGTCCTTACGTCTGAGTTTTGATTGTAACCTCCATCAGTTGGTAGCATCTtctcctcagagtcagaaggtcgtgagttcaagtcccattccaaagtcttgagcacataatccaggctgacactcccagtgcagtactgagggggtgctgcactgtcggaggtgctgtcttttggatcagacgttaaaccgagggcccgtctgccccctcaggtggacgtaaaagatcccacggccacgatttcaaagaagagcaggggagttctccccggtgtcctgggccaatattcatccctcaaccaacatcgctaacaaatagattatctggccattgtcacgttgctgtttgtgggatcttgctgtgcgccatttggctgccacatttcctacattacaacaatgattacacctcaaaaaaaagtacttcattggctctaaagcactttgggacatcctgaggttgtggaaggcactatataaatgcaagttctttctttttccattataaatcagTGGACTAGAATTTGATTAATGCCAGTATCGGGCGTAGGGAATAATCCTGCTTGTGAAGGTGGAGGCCTGATGATCTCGAGAAATTGTTCCTCGGGCCCCACGGTAATAATCGCGCCCAAGTTGCGGGCGCCAATTGGGcagcatggggggagggggggttgcagGCAAACAGGAGGCCggcagcagttcaaaaagaaggcccaaaaCCACCACTTTGAGGGCAACTAGAGACGGGCAATAcgcgccggccttgccagcgatgcccaggaGTGAATATTAAATAACATGTTGGCTCACATGGGAAGATTGTTCTGTTGGTGGAACAAGAACCCCAGGCAAAACCTTCAGGAgtgaagaaaacaaaaaaaatcagcaactCATAATTGAAAGTAAGAATAGAGCAATATTgtaatacagggaaactccaggGTTGGAGCTTAGCTCAGCATcatggactgtccctttaagtcTTAAAGCTATATGTGATACTTGGTTATCCCAAAAGCTTAACTTGTTTCCTTGTGTCGGCAGCCGTGCTATGACAAGGTCATCGCGTGGCTGAAGGAAAACATTGTGGCTGTCTGCATCTTTGGGCTTTGCATCCCAGTGCTACAGGTACGTTCTATCATAGAATGAGCAGTGAACGTTACCTCAACTACAGACGGGAGCCTGCCTTGGGAACGGTTCTCCAATCCGCAACCAGAGCTAGCGTTGTTGGTGACTCCCTCTCTGAAGCACCGtccatctccctttcaaaactgccgccTTCGCCCACCGCCTCAGAAATCCCACCCTTGTCCGATCCATTCTGCCCCACCTCTAACCTCCCTTTTCCCATCTAAGGTCCTCAAATGTGTGTTTCGCCTCCGTCCATCTGCCCCAAAACTCACTCGGGTCCGGTTTCTGCCCTTCTCGCAGTACCGAGACCGCGCCCTGGCCAAAATCGTGTACGACCGTGAAAGTGTCGGCCGTACCCATCCTCCCTGCGATGTTTGACACAGTTGGCCGTATCCTCGTCCAACacttctcctctgttgtccagctcaatgggacGGCCCTTACTCCTACCTGTCCGAATTCAGCCAACGCGTCTCTGGCAATGGTTTCTCTCCCCGTCACCTCTTGCGTCCGTGGCTCCTTCCTATTCCTCACATTCCGTGcctctcagcaa
This region includes:
- the LOC137305511 gene encoding tetraspanin-4-like, whose translation is MGQNCLQCMKYLLFIFNLIFWLGGCGILGVGVWLVVTQGNFVTLSSSFPSLTVANFFIAAGSVIMIVGFLGCLGAVIENRCLLLSFFVVLLVIFLLEMIVGILFLCCQDAINSYAKEELKNGLQFYNTSGNIGLTNGWDIVQTDFRCCGVINYNDWFNVLNGTKVPNSCCFKLVSNCSSMPDTWWTDPCYDKVIAWLKENIVAVCIFGLCIPVLQILGLISSLVMYCQLVKAEKQYS